A window of Kribbella sp. NBC_00382 genomic DNA:
TGCCGTCGTACTCCCGCTCGAACTGCTGGAGCAGCGCAACGTTGTTCGGCCCCGGCGCGACCAGCACGGTGCCGTGCTCCGCGGCCGGGATGTACCACTCGAGGCCCTGGAAGATCAGCATCCGCGGGTTCTCCGACCGCGCCTTCAGCACCTCGGCGTTCTCCGCGGCTGCGCCCTTGTCCGCGTGCCCGAAGTTGCTGTGCTCGGTGAACGCCATCCAGTCCAGCCCGAACTGCGCCCCGCGCTGCGCATGCTGGGTGAAGTCGTACTTCGCGTCATGGCTGTACCGGGTGTGCACGTGATGGTCCCCCACCAGATACACCAACTCCGGATCCCCGTGCGAGGTACTGGTGCTGGCCGCCGCCTCACTGGCTCCCGCGACGCCGCTGATCCCAGCAGCCGCGAACCCTGCCCCCAGTAGCCCGGCACCCCGGATCAACCCGCGCCGAGACACCCCCTGCGGATCCAATGCCTCTTCAGGAACCTCGGGATCGGCCCACTCAGGCACTTGCTGCTCGGTCATGACGGGAACCTTTCTTGTGCTGACAAGACACTGTCAAGGCCCGTCATGACGCGAAGATGTGCACCGGATGAACTGTCGCCCTATGTACCGATGGTTGTCATATACCGATGAACTGACTATCGTTCAGGGTATGCCTTCCACCGAGATGCGCGAGCCGACGTTCCTCGTCCTGGCCGCGCTGGCCGACGGCCGCAAACATGGCTACGCCGTGATCAACGAGGTGTCCACGCTGTCCAGCGGCCGAGTCACCCTCCGCCCCGGCACCTTGTACGCAGCCCTCGACCGCCTCCGCGAGGAGGGCCTGGTCCGCCCGGCCGGCGAGGAGGTCGTCGAAGGCCGCCTCCGCCGGTACTACGAACTCACCGACTCCGGCGCCGAGGCACTGACCACCGAGGCCGCCCGCCTGCGGGCGAACGCCGACCAGGCGATCACCCGGCTCCGGCTCCGCCCGACGGGGGGTGCGGCATGAGCGCGTTGTACAGGGGAGTGCTCAGCTGCTACCCCCGTTGGTGGCGGGAGCAGCACGGCGAGGAGGCCCTCGGCCTGCTGCTCGACTCCGCCGAGGCCCGCGGTCACGCCGACCCCAGAGACTTGCTCAACCTGGCAGCCCATGCCGTCCGGGTCCGCCTGACCCAGTCGGGTCCGCCCACTCTGATCCGGGGCATCCGCAATCGTGTATCGGTGATCGCGGTGACCTTGCTCGCCGCGATCAGCAGCACCTTCCTGATCTTCGGTGAGTGGGCGCCCTGGGACCCGCAGACCGGGATGACCAACTCGCCCGTCGCCAACGTGACCACCGGATTGTTCTGTTTCCTCGCCGGTCTGCTCGCCGCGATCGCTATGGTCTTCGACCGCGCCATCGCTGCGCGCTGGCTGGCGGCAGTCAGCGCGATGAGCGCGCTCGCGATCATGTGGCTGCCGATCCAGCAGTTGGCCGAATCCCACGGCTTCACCCGGCCACCAGGCACGATCCTGCTCTTCACCGCCGTGATCGCCACCCTCGCAGCCGCGGGCCACCCAGCAAGATCCAAGTCAGCCGGCACCTCGCCAACGCCCCGCCGCTCGCGTGGTCGGTTCGCTCTGCTTGTCGCGAGCCCGTCCATCGGCGCGGTGCTGATGACCGCGCTGTCGGTCCAGTCCGACCACTGGTTCTTCTATCGCGAGCCTGGCCAGGACTCGCTGCGGGTCGGCCTCGGAGTCCTGCTCGGCACAGCCCTGATCGTGGTCGCCGTCGTCCTGCTGCTGGCCGGCCACCGCTCGTGGGGAGCTGCGCTCGCCATCAACTCGGTGCCCTGGCTGCTGCTGTTCTACCTGAACGGGCTGGTGGGCGGCGCCTGGACCTCGGACGGCCCCTTGGGCGTAGTCAGCTCCATGCCGTTCGGCGGTATCGGCGTGCTGCTAGCCGTAGTGCTGTCAGCTCTCGTCGCCGGCCGGATCGCGGTCCGGATCAACCGCCGGCGTCAGCCGGCCGGGAACTCGGTGGCCAGCAGCGAGTAGAGCGCTGAGTCGCGCCATTCGCCGTTGGTGAAGACGTGGTGGCGCAGCTGACCCTCATAGCTGAAGCCGAGCCGCTTCGCCACCGCGATCGAAGCCAGGTTCTCCGGGCCGATCGCAGCGGTGACCCGGTGCAGGTCGAGCTGACCGAACGCGAACCTGAGCAGCGTCCGGGACGCATCGGTCGCGTGACCGTGACCCCAGTGGTCGGCGCCGATCCCGTACGCGAGTTTGCCGCCCCGGTGGACTCCGGGCGCCAGCCGGGCGAACCCGATCACCTGGTCGTCGTCAAGGCGGGTGACGGCGAGCATGTAATCGGGCCGGTCCTGCTGGGCGGACCGGGTCAGGATTCCGGCGAGCATCTTCTCCGCGGACTCCGGCGTGTGGCTGTCGAACGCCATCCAGCTGGTCACCCGATCGTCACCGACGATGGCATAGAAGTCGTCCAGGTCGTCCGCCCGGAACTCGCGGAGCCTGGTGCCATCGCCGGTGAGTGGATCCATCCCGCCTGCTACCGCGGGAAGGTCTGCATCGGCGTCCGGGTGAACATCTCGATCTCTTCCTGCAGGTCGCGGGCATCCTCCGCGTGGCCCGACTGCCGCAGGGCCTGGTGCACCCGGCGGGCCGAGTGCACGACACCGTTGATCCGGCGCTCGGTCGGCAGACCGAGGACCGGCGCGAGTGCGTCGGCGGCGCCGTCGAGTTCACCGTTCGCGATCCGGGTGATGGCCATGGCGGCGTGGCTGCCGGCGGCGTCGCCGAAGGCCCACTCGGGGTGCGATTGGTCGGTGTAGGCATCCACTGCCTGCCGAGAATACTGTTCCGCGGTCTCACGCTCGCCCGGAAGCCAGGCCAGCGCGTCGGCCGCGTAGTACAGCTGGCGGTTGCGGCCGAAGGTGCACAGGCCGCCCATCTCGTCGAGCTCGTCGGCCTGGACCGTGCCCCACGCGTTCTCCGCGCGGACCAGGGCGGCCCGGGCGGCGTCCGCGTTGCCTAGCGCGGCCCAGGCGCGGGCCTCGCTCACCGGGAGCCAGACGCCGGTGGTGCTGTTGGCCTGCTCGGCGTACCCGGCGCCCAGTTGGGCGTACCGGACCGAGTCGTGCGGGTTGCCGGCCCAGTAGGAGACCAGTGACTGCAGTCCACGGACCCAGGCGCGCAGCCCGTGGTGGTCGGCGTTGTCGGCGCAGAGGAACGCGGTCCGGGCCTGAGTCAGCGCGGCGTGCGGGTTGCCGAGGTCGTGGGACGCCTTGGCGAGCAGGCCACCGGTCACGCCGCCGAGGAAGTACAGCTGCCGCAGGTGTTCCGGACGCTGCCGGCTCTCCAGCAACGCGAAGACCAGGTCCTGCGTCTCGACCAGTTGGCCGAGGATTTCCGGCAGCGGGCGCTGCGGGTAGGCCTTCGCGACGTGTCTCACGTCGTCGTACACCTGTTCCATGGCCTCGCTTCCGAGACCGGTCTGGGCCGCGAGGGCGAAAGCCCGCGCACGGCTGGCAGCCATGTCGAGTACCTCCATCTCATTACCTGTCGTGATCCGTCCACCTGCCGCAGGCGCCGGCACCACCTGGGCGGCCTGCTCGGGGACGTACGGAGCGAGGAGTTCCTCGACCGGCTTGCCGAACATGCGTTGCAGGGTGCGCCGGGTCTGTGGAGTGGTCCCTGCCCGCTCGCCCGATGCGAGGCGCCGCAGGTGCCGCTCGGTGATGGTTCCACCCAGCTCGACGAACTCGGCGACGATCTCGGAGTAGGTCTGGTTCCGGCGCTGGATCAGGTGCGCCAGGACCGTTCTAGGCGTATACCTACCCGCCATCGTTCCTCCCGTTCACGTCAGATAAGACGTTGTCTCGACTGATGCCCCACTACAAGGTGCAGTCACCCAGATGTCCGCCAGAGGTCCGGAAGAGGTCCGGCAAAGGTCCTCTCCAGGTCCTAGAGCGGTCACGGTCGGTCTGTGCACCATTACTGCCATGACAACCAGTAAGTCCAACTGGTTGCAAGGGCTGAGAGTTACGGGGTGAGCAAGCAGTGACTGTTGCGGAAATGACGTCGAGGCAGCACCGGCGCCGAGTGCGGGTCTGGTTCGGCGAGCATGTGATCGCGCAGTACGTGGCAGAAGCACCGCTGGCAGCGCGCTACGAGCAGGCGATGCGGCGCCGTTTCGCCGGTCTCAAGGTCACCAACGACCTGCTCGGCCCGCAGCAAGAAGCGGACGTTTAACAGTTCAAAAGACTTCCGGGTCCTCCTCAGACCCGGAGCTGCTCCTGGGGTCTCCTCACGTCCAGGGTCAGCGATCGAAGGTCCGGGGCACTCCTCAGCTCCGGACGAAACCTCAGGTGCGGTCCGGGGCATCCTCAGCTCCGGACCGCACCGCCCACCAGCCCGGCTGGGCTGGCGGCTGAGTCCCTGTATCGCCGCCGCCCAGCCGTTCCAAACCCACCTCCTGGCCGACACCTCGGGCCGGGCGGGGCAGTGTCCGTCGCCGGAGCCCCGAGCTCCGGCGGAGGGCACGTGTGGCTCCTGACACCTCACCAGGAGCCACACTCCGAGGTGGCCGGATCCGCTGTGTGACCGCCGCGCCTGGGCGGTCACGCAGCGGAGCCATTTCCGGGGCGGTAGCCGAGATTCACCGCCATCCGGCGCAGTACGTCGACGGTCTGCAGGTACTCCGCGTCGACGATCCCGTTGGTGATCCGCCGGCGCTGCGCCCCGACCTTCTCGCTCAGCTGCGCATGCGCGGCCACTCCGGCCGGCGTCAGCCCGTCGTCGTCGAGCCAGCCGCGCTCGGTCAGCGGACCTGTCAACGATGCCAGCTCGGCCGCATCGCCGGACAGGAACGGCGCCAGCGCGACCGCAACCGGCGCCTCTCCCTGGACCGCGTTCAGGATCTGCCACTGCCGCCGGCTCAGACCGTCCGCCGCGAGCACCTGCTCGAAGGACAGCTCGAGCAGCCGGTCCACTTCCTTCAGCCACCATCCGATAGGCTTATTGTCATCTGACATGTGCATGTCAATGAGCATATATCTTGGAGGGCTGATGGTCGACCCCGTTGCCGAGGTCGAGGCGGCGATGGTGACGATCCGGCGGCGCCAGGCGAAGAAGCTGTTCGCCCGCGCGGCCGGGGTCGCCGACGACTCCGGTCAGCAGGTGATCGACGCGATCGAGGCGGCGGGCGCCGAACCGCTGGGCGTGAACGGCATCGCCGAGGCGCTCGGCGTCGACCAGCCGCGCGCGAGCAAGCTGGTCGCCGCCGCGGTCAGCGCAGGCCTGGTACGCCGGGAAGCAGATCAACTGGACGGTCGGCGAACCAACCTCGTCCTCACCCAGGCCGGCCACGACCGCCTGGCCGCCGTCCACACCTATCGCCGAACCCGCTTCGCCGAGGCGATGACCGATTGGCCGGAGGCCGACAAGGAAACCTTCGCTGTCCTCCTCACCCGCTTCGTCTCCGCCCTCAACCGCCCGTAGCGACGTACACCGCAAACGGAGCGTCCGGGTGGACACCAATCCGACCCTCGACCAATCCATCGCTCTGGATCTCGCCGACGTACTTCATCCCCAGCCGCTCCATCACCGCGCGGGACGCTGTGTTAATGCGCTCGGTGAAAGAGATCACCGACCGAGCGCCCAGCACACCGAAGGCGTACTCGAGCGCTCCTCGACCAAGCTCGGTCGCAAACCCCTGCCCGCGAGCCGAGCCCAGCAAGGCCCACCCAAGCTCAAGCCGATCAGTTATCCACAGAGCATCGTCATCAAGGAGCGTCGCGATCTTTGCGGTGACCTCCGCGGTCGGGTCCATCCGTTCCATCCCGCCGCGTCCGACCAGTGAGCCGGTGGACCGCTCGTAGGCCATCCACTTGCTGACGCCGTTGGTCTCCCACCGTGACTGGAACCCGGCGGCCCGGCGTACCGACTCCTCGGCGGACCAGGTCTCGTCGTACCACTCCGCAACCCACGGATCGCCGTGCAGCCGCTCCAGGTCCGCCGCATGTCCGGGCAGGACCTGATCCGGTCCCGTGATCGGGACCAACATCAGGCGCTCCGTCAAATGAGTCCGGACGGCGTACGCGACGATGTCCCGCAACCGCCGATCCCCGTCGGTCCGATTGACCATCAGCAACTCCAGGTCAGCCGGCCCGACCCAGGCGCCAGCGTCGTGCTTCCCGAATTCCTCACGCGGCCGCGTGAGGTCCCCGTCAACAGCGACGAGGTAGTCGATCTCCCGCCGCACCCGCCCCTCGTACTCCCACTCCCAGTCGGTGACGGCCGCCACGATCTCCCGTACCCGCCACCCCGTCTCCTCCTCGACCTCCCGAGCCAGCGCCTGCTCCGGCGTCTCCCCGTCCTCCAGATGCCCACCCACGACATCCCAGATCCCCGGCAACAACCGCCGCTGCGCAGTACGCCGATGCACGTACACCCGCCCCTGCTCATCCCGGATCAACGCCCCAACACAGTCCACTGCCCGCATGCCCACGGACCCTAGACCTGAGGCGCTGGCAGAGTGGACGGCATGCGTGCGGACCGGGCAATTCTGTTCAAGCTGGCAACCAACGAACGACTCGAGCAACTAGTGAAGGGCATCCCCGGCGGCGAGGAGAACGCCTGGCGAGCGGCCTCCCGGTACGTCGCCGGCCGAACTCGCGACGAGGCACTCCAAGTCGCCGCAGCCCAGGTAGCCAAGGGCCACGGCATCAGCGTCGACCTGTTCGGCGAGATGTCCACCGACCCGGCAGATGCCGCCCATGTAGTCGACGAGTACCTAGAGCTGGCCAAGCTCCTCCCCGAGCCACCCGCCGACGTCTGGCTGTCGCTGGACCTGTCGCACCTCGCACTAGACGTGGACCCCGCCACTGCCGCCGACCACGTCGCCACGATCGCCGAAGCCCTCCCACCGGGCCGCCTGCTCCAGATCGGCGCCGAGGACACCGCCCGAACCGACAAGATCCTCCACTGCGTCCTAGACGTGGCTAGCCGCGGCCTGGCGGACCGCATCGGCGCCACCGTCCAGGCGAACCTGCAGCGTTCCCCCGACGACATCGACGCGCTGACAGCGGCCGGAGTACAGATCCGCCTAGTCAAAGGCGCGTACGTCGAGCCAACCGGTGCCTACCCGTACGGCGAGCAGACAGACATCGCGTACCTCCGCCTGGCCCACCAATTGGCAGCCAGCAAAGCCCGCTGGTCCCTAGCAACCCACGACGGCCGCCTACGCGAGGCAGTACTGCTCTCAGCCGGCCCTGTCCCCGTCGAGCAACTACTAGGCATCCGCCCCGAAGTACTGGACGACCTACACACCCGAGACCTCCCCACCCGCGTCTACATCCCCTACGGCCCATCCTGGTTCCGCTACTGGCTCCGCCGCCTAGCAGAGTCCCGCGGCGCCTAGGCAACTCCCCAGTCGATGAACCGCGGTGCCTCCGGCAGCGACAGGATGCGTCGCGGGCGGCCATGCCCGTTGGCCGGCATCTTCATCAGGGAGAACTTGCCGTGGTCCTCGAGCCGGTAGGCGATCCAGCAGCCGTCCGGTGAGTAGGAGCCGGTCAACGCATTGACCTCGCCACCGCTGTAGTTGGTGAGCATCCGCAACCCGGACCCGTCCGGCCGGATGGTCGCGACGTTCGCCGACGTCCCGGCGGGCTGATGGTCGGCATTGGCGATGATCGCGATCCGCGAGCTGTCCGGAGCCCAGTCGTGCTTGACCCCCACATCCAGCGAGTACGGCGTCAGCTGGCGCAGCCTGCTCCCGTCGACCCGGATCGAGAACAGGGCCTGCTCTTTCGAGGGCACCCTGGTCCGGACGAAGGTGATGAACCGGCCGTCCGGCGAGACGTTGGCATCGGTGTCGTACCCGACCCCCGGGAACGGGTTGTGCGTCAGCGTCCGCCGCCCGCTGCCGTCGGTCCGGAAGATGTCGATATTGCCGGACTCGGAGTCGAACACGATGTGCCGACCGTCAGCCGTGAACGCCGGATTGCCCTGGAACCCGGTCGGCGTCAGATCCCGCAGCCCGGACCCATCGCGGTTGATCAGGAAAACCCCCGCATGGCTCTCGCCCCCGAACTCGAACACGATCCGGCGGCCATCCGGCGACCAGTCCGGGTGAGCCGCGTCCCCATCAACGTGAGTGATCTGCCGTACGCCGCTGCCGTCCGCGCGGACAGTGAAGAGCTGGAGACCGGAGCTGGTCTGCGCCGCGTAGGCGAGCCGGCCGTTCCTGCCAGGCCCGGTCGCCTGCGCCACTGCCGGCACGGAGAGCCCGGCGAATGCCGCCAGTGGGATCAAGGTCAAGCGGCCGACCTCGCGGCGGGTCAGTTCGGTGTTCATGAATTCCCCCTTCGATTCCTCGAAGTGTCAGCGCCCCACGACCTCGCCCACACTCCCTACTTCTCGGGATGCCGCCCGGGTGTCACGATGGCCGCATGGGGGCTACCGTTCGCGCTGCCCGGCAACTGATCGCAGACACTGCGACGCTGCCCGGCACCCCGTTCGCCGAAGAGGTGATGCGGGCGGTGAACGGCGCGGTCGGGTTCGACGGCTACTACCTGTTCGCCGTCGATCCGATCACCCAGCTGCGCTGCACGATGTATGCCGAGAACGGCCTGCAGGTCGCGACCCGGCGGCTGATCCTGAACGAGACGGTCGAGCAGGACTTCAACCGCTACACCGAGTTGATCAGGCGGCCCGGCCATGTCGGCGTACTCGCCTTCCGCGCGGCTCCGGAGCCCCGCAGCCCGCGACTGCACGAGATACTCCGCCCGCAGGGGTTCAGGTCAGAGCTCCGGCTCGTCCTGGTCGACGGTGGCCGGTACTGGGGTGCGCTGTCCCTGTTCCGCGACGAGCGCCGCCACCCGTTCACCGACGTCGACGCTGAGGTAGCGGCCGACTTGGCAGGATCACTCTGTACTGCGGTGCGCCGCCACCAGGTACGCCGTACTAGCGGAGAGCCGGTGCCCGCCGCGGCCGGGGTGGTCCTGGTCGGCCGAGACGGCGAATTCCTCTCCGTGAGCCCTGAAGCCAAGACCTGGTTGGGGTATCTGAGGTCCGACGGCCTGAACTTCGACGACGTGACCCGGGTGGTGCACGAGGTGGCTCAAGCGGCTCGTGCCGGCCGACCGGACGCGCTGTGCCGGGTACGCACCCAGGACGGCCGATGGCTGGTGCTCAGCGGTAGCCGGTCTGCAGTGGCACCAGTAGAGGTCGCCGTCGTCATCCAGCCGGCCAATGTCCAGCAGGTGCTCCCGGCGTTCGCGGCCTGGTCCGGGCTGTCCCACCGTGAGTCCGAGGTTCTCGGCCTCGTCGCCGACGGCCTCGCCGCCAAGCAGATCGCCCGCAGGCTCGACCTGTCGGTCCTTACCGTGAACGATCACCTGCGCTCGACCTACCGCAAGACCGGAGTCACCGGCCGCGACGAGTTGCTCGCCCTGACGAGCTAGCTGCGGGGCATCTCGGTGACGCGGTTGGGCATGAACATGACGGCTACGACTAGCAGGACCGCGGCCGCGGCAGCGCCGTAGTACACGTCGTGGATGGCGGGGGCGAGGACCGAGGCGGGTAGGTTCTCCAGGTTGTCGTGGCTGTCGCCGAGGCGGCTGGCGACCATGGCGTTCGCGACCGCGCCGAAGATGGCGACGCCGACCGCGCTGCCGACGGAGCGGGCGAACATGTTGGCGCCGGTCACCACGCCGCGGCTGGTCCACTCGACCGATGACTGCGCGGCGACCACGCCCGGCGAGGCGGAGAAGCCGAGGCCGATACCGATCACGAAGCAGGCGAAGGCGAGGTAGACGACCGAGCTCGACGGCTTGACCGTGAGCAGCAGGCCCGAGCCGATCACGACGAAGACCGAGCCGATCGCCATCGTCCAGCGGAAGCCGATCCGCAGGTAGATCCGGCCGGCGAGCGACGCCGCGATCGGCCAGCCCAGCGTCATCGCCGCGAGCGCGAAGCCCGCCACCAGCGCCGACGTCCCGAGAACGCCTTGTGCATAAAGCGGTACGTAGGTCGACAGGCCGATCATCAGGACGCCGACCAGCAGAGCCGACGAGTTGGCGGAGTTCAGTACGCGCTGGCTGAGCACCCACAACGGCAGGATCGGCTCGGCCGCGCGGCGCTCGACGAAGCCGAAGGTCACCAGCAGCAGCACGGCGACGGCCAGGATCGCGATGCTGGTGAACGAGTCCCAGGACCACATCACCCCGCCCTCGAGCAGCCCGAGCAGCAGCAGCGAGCCGCCGACGGCGAGCAGGATCGTACCGGCGTAGTCGATCTGGTGGCGGGTGGTCCGGACGACGTTCTCCTTGAACCGGCGGTAGAACACCACGCCGGCCGCGAGCCCGAGCGGAACGTTGACGAAGAAGATCCAGCGCCAGGAGATGTAGTCGGAGAAGACGCCACCGAGGGTGGGGCCGACGAACGAGGCGATGCCCCAGACACTGGCGATATAGCCCTGTACCTTCGCCCGCTCGGCGACCGAGTAGATGTCGCCGACGATCGTCATCGCGATCGGCTGGATCGCGCCGGCCCCGAGCCCCTGGATCAGCCGGAACGCGATCAGCGCCGGCATGCTCCAGGCGAACCCGCAGAGCACGGATCCGAGCACGAAGAGCAGGATGCCGAACAGCATCAGCGGTCTGCGGCCGCGCTGGTCGGCGAGCTTGCCGTAGATCGGTACCGAGACCGCCTGGGCCAGCAGGTAGATCGAGAACAGCC
This region includes:
- a CDS encoding PadR family transcriptional regulator, with the protein product MPSTEMREPTFLVLAALADGRKHGYAVINEVSTLSSGRVTLRPGTLYAALDRLREEGLVRPAGEEVVEGRLRRYYELTDSGAEALTTEAARLRANADQAITRLRLRPTGGAA
- a CDS encoding GNAT family N-acetyltransferase, translated to MDPLTGDGTRLREFRADDLDDFYAIVGDDRVTSWMAFDSHTPESAEKMLAGILTRSAQQDRPDYMLAVTRLDDDQVIGFARLAPGVHRGGKLAYGIGADHWGHGHATDASRTLLRFAFGQLDLHRVTAAIGPENLASIAVAKRLGFSYEGQLRHHVFTNGEWRDSALYSLLATEFPAG
- a CDS encoding XRE family transcriptional regulator, producing the protein MAGRYTPRTVLAHLIQRRNQTYSEIVAEFVELGGTITERHLRRLASGERAGTTPQTRRTLQRMFGKPVEELLAPYVPEQAAQVVPAPAAGGRITTGNEMEVLDMAASRARAFALAAQTGLGSEAMEQVYDDVRHVAKAYPQRPLPEILGQLVETQDLVFALLESRQRPEHLRQLYFLGGVTGGLLAKASHDLGNPHAALTQARTAFLCADNADHHGLRAWVRGLQSLVSYWAGNPHDSVRYAQLGAGYAEQANSTTGVWLPVSEARAWAALGNADAARAALVRAENAWGTVQADELDEMGGLCTFGRNRQLYYAADALAWLPGERETAEQYSRQAVDAYTDQSHPEWAFGDAAGSHAAMAITRIANGELDGAADALAPVLGLPTERRINGVVHSARRVHQALRQSGHAEDARDLQEEIEMFTRTPMQTFPR
- a CDS encoding MarR family winged helix-turn-helix transcriptional regulator, whose protein sequence is MVDPVAEVEAAMVTIRRRQAKKLFARAAGVADDSGQQVIDAIEAAGAEPLGVNGIAEALGVDQPRASKLVAAAVSAGLVRREADQLDGRRTNLVLTQAGHDRLAAVHTYRRTRFAEAMTDWPEADKETFAVLLTRFVSALNRP
- a CDS encoding GNAT family N-acetyltransferase produces the protein MRAVDCVGALIRDEQGRVYVHRRTAQRRLLPGIWDVVGGHLEDGETPEQALAREVEEETGWRVREIVAAVTDWEWEYEGRVRREIDYLVAVDGDLTRPREEFGKHDAGAWVGPADLELLMVNRTDGDRRLRDIVAYAVRTHLTERLMLVPITGPDQVLPGHAADLERLHGDPWVAEWYDETWSAEESVRRAAGFQSRWETNGVSKWMAYERSTGSLVGRGGMERMDPTAEVTAKIATLLDDDALWITDRLELGWALLGSARGQGFATELGRGALEYAFGVLGARSVISFTERINTASRAVMERLGMKYVGEIQSDGLVEGRIGVHPDAPFAVYVATGG
- a CDS encoding proline dehydrogenase family protein; translated protein: MRADRAILFKLATNERLEQLVKGIPGGEENAWRAASRYVAGRTRDEALQVAAAQVAKGHGISVDLFGEMSTDPADAAHVVDEYLELAKLLPEPPADVWLSLDLSHLALDVDPATAADHVATIAEALPPGRLLQIGAEDTARTDKILHCVLDVASRGLADRIGATVQANLQRSPDDIDALTAAGVQIRLVKGAYVEPTGAYPYGEQTDIAYLRLAHQLAASKARWSLATHDGRLREAVLLSAGPVPVEQLLGIRPEVLDDLHTRDLPTRVYIPYGPSWFRYWLRRLAESRGA
- a CDS encoding TolB family protein, encoding MNTELTRREVGRLTLIPLAAFAGLSVPAVAQATGPGRNGRLAYAAQTSSGLQLFTVRADGSGVRQITHVDGDAAHPDWSPDGRRIVFEFGGESHAGVFLINRDGSGLRDLTPTGFQGNPAFTADGRHIVFDSESGNIDIFRTDGSGRRTLTHNPFPGVGYDTDANVSPDGRFITFVRTRVPSKEQALFSIRVDGSRLRQLTPYSLDVGVKHDWAPDSSRIAIIANADHQPAGTSANVATIRPDGSGLRMLTNYSGGEVNALTGSYSPDGCWIAYRLEDHGKFSLMKMPANGHGRPRRILSLPEAPRFIDWGVA
- a CDS encoding LuxR C-terminal-related transcriptional regulator encodes the protein MGATVRAARQLIADTATLPGTPFAEEVMRAVNGAVGFDGYYLFAVDPITQLRCTMYAENGLQVATRRLILNETVEQDFNRYTELIRRPGHVGVLAFRAAPEPRSPRLHEILRPQGFRSELRLVLVDGGRYWGALSLFRDERRHPFTDVDAEVAADLAGSLCTAVRRHQVRRTSGEPVPAAAGVVLVGRDGEFLSVSPEAKTWLGYLRSDGLNFDDVTRVVHEVAQAARAGRPDALCRVRTQDGRWLVLSGSRSAVAPVEVAVVIQPANVQQVLPAFAAWSGLSHRESEVLGLVADGLAAKQIARRLDLSVLTVNDHLRSTYRKTGVTGRDELLALTS
- a CDS encoding MDR family MFS transporter yields the protein MTTERIDRASVGLRSERGPILLAVMLSVGLVAIDATILATAVPSVVEDLGGFTQFPWLFSIYLLAQAVSVPIYGKLADQRGRRPLMLFGILLFVLGSVLCGFAWSMPALIAFRLIQGLGAGAIQPIAMTIVGDIYSVAERAKVQGYIASVWGIASFVGPTLGGVFSDYISWRWIFFVNVPLGLAAGVVFYRRFKENVVRTTRHQIDYAGTILLAVGGSLLLLGLLEGGVMWSWDSFTSIAILAVAVLLLVTFGFVERRAAEPILPLWVLSQRVLNSANSSALLVGVLMIGLSTYVPLYAQGVLGTSALVAGFALAAMTLGWPIAASLAGRIYLRIGFRWTMAIGSVFVVIGSGLLLTVKPSSSVVYLAFACFVIGIGLGFSASPGVVAAQSSVEWTSRGVVTGANMFARSVGSAVGVAIFGAVANAMVASRLGDSHDNLENLPASVLAPAIHDVYYGAAAAAVLLVVAVMFMPNRVTEMPRS